In Pseudoxanthomonas sp. SE1, the genomic stretch AGAGCTTGAACAGCGGCTGCAGGCGTCGCGCCAGCCAGCCCGGGAAGCGCAGCGGCGCATCCAGGGCGGAGACGCAGATGCAGGCGACGCCGGGCACGGTTACCGGCTGGTGCTCGACGTCGCTGTCCAGGTCGGCCACGTCACCGGGGGCGAAGTGCCCCAGCGCATCGTGGTAGGCACCGCGCAGGATCTGGGTAAGTTCCGTCCCGCCATGGCTGTGCACGGGCATGCTGCGGCCGGGGCCGATCTTCAGCATCAGCAGCGTGCCTGTCGGCGTGCCCGCCGCCCGGATGCAATGCACGCCCGGCGCCATCCAGCGCCATTTCAAGGCACGGTAGGACGTGCCGAAATAAGGATGCAGCGGCGCCGGCAGGCGATCATCCGTCTCGTACGGCGCGATCCGCGGTGGTGGCGCCACCGCGACAGGCTCATCATCGAGGCGACGCAGCATCGCCTCGCGCAGGACGGCCTGGTGTCCTTCGTCCGGGGCGCCCGGTCCGGGCTGCTGGTGTTCGATCAGCTGTCCCCCGATGCATTCGGCCTCCTCCACGCGCGCGCGGCAATGCGCACAGGTTTCCAGGTGCGTGGCGGCGACGATCGCCATCTCGACGGTCAGCGCGCCCGCCGCGTAGCTGACCAGGGTGGAGGGATCGAGATGATGGTGCGGATTCACGGCTGTCCCCGTACTTGGCCCTGCAGGCGCAGGAACGCGCGCCGCAGGTGCGACTTCACCGTGCCCAGCGGCATGCCGAGTTCGTCGGCGATTTCCTGGTGACTCTTGGCTTCGAAATACGACATCCGCATCAACCTCGCCTGCACCGCCGGCAGTTCCTCAATGCGGCGTTGCAGGTGGACGTGCTCGGCGTAGTCCTCCGCCGACGTGAAGGGCCGGGCCAACTCCTCGTCCGTGCCCTGGCACGCATCCTCCAGCACCTGCACCCAGCTTGGCTCGCGTCGCACGCGGTCGATGTGGAGGTTGCGGCCGATCCGGAACAGCCACGTGGACACCGCGCCCTGCTGCGGATCGTACATGGCCGCCCGCTGCCACAGGCGCAGCAGCGCCTCCTGCGAGAGCTCTTCCGCCACCGCCTCGGGACTGCCCAGCCCGCGCAGGTACAGGCACAGGCGCGGCATGAAGTGATCGTAGATCCGCATGAAGCTGCCTCGGTCGCGCAGCCGCGCCACCGCGATCATCTCGCGGGTCCAGTCATGCGTATCCCGGGTGGAGGGCGTGGGCGTGGACACCGGCCGTGCCGCCCCGCGGGGCGACGTGATCCTTGTGAAGTCGGACGGCATGGTATGCCAAGCCCCGTTGCTGGTCGTGATGGGCGTATGTACGGGCGGGATCGCCGTTTGGATGCGGCGTCATCCGATGCCCGGGTGC encodes the following:
- a CDS encoding ChrR family anti-sigma-E factor; this translates as MNPHHHLDPSTLVSYAAGALTVEMAIVAATHLETCAHCRARVEEAECIGGQLIEHQQPGPGAPDEGHQAVLREAMLRRLDDEPVAVAPPPRIAPYETDDRLPAPLHPYFGTSYRALKWRWMAPGVHCIRAAGTPTGTLLMLKIGPGRSMPVHSHGGTELTQILRGAYHDALGHFAPGDVADLDSDVEHQPVTVPGVACICVSALDAPLRFPGWLARRLQPLFKL
- a CDS encoding sigma-70 family RNA polymerase sigma factor codes for the protein MIAVARLRDRGSFMRIYDHFMPRLCLYLRGLGSPEAVAEELSQEALLRLWQRAAMYDPQQGAVSTWLFRIGRNLHIDRVRREPSWVQVLEDACQGTDEELARPFTSAEDYAEHVHLQRRIEELPAVQARLMRMSYFEAKSHQEIADELGMPLGTVKSHLRRAFLRLQGQVRGQP